Proteins found in one Chlamydia sp. 04-14 genomic segment:
- a CDS encoding ATPase, whose translation MSQLINTHGSSHPIPETPFSAIQRNQNKQGVAKRVALATVAALSLVGLVTTLALAITLSMPPLAAAVVVFSIIAVACCVLLKKKPTRVAPLPESLEGKTPERPGLTIPQFTPPPSPRPLGRTEGQPSPVPTPIQTPAPTPPPQDLPVSVDQVASIDIPASLLPIPSAQQLLDGWTQLPSPASINTPRFEAIDATTTFKGWKCPNTKTILVSTCGDITKPRFKTEGLFPMLVNAANNIMFRGGSGTNHFFTKAVNERGWNNSKENKGELQVGECSAGKWINSDGTTNDSDPAGPALLAQLLGPTARQLNNDPERCYHVVTQAYNNCFAKALQKGSKYVQVPLISSSAFAPGEGLTVNGRSVRNQWIDNVKAALVTAAQNFAMQNPGVDMIIVVTDIGNPPLG comes from the coding sequence ATGTCACAACTTATCAACACTCATGGCTCGTCTCACCCTATTCCCGAGACGCCTTTCTCCGCAATACAACGCAATCAAAATAAGCAGGGAGTCGCTAAGAGGGTAGCTCTTGCTACTGTTGCTGCTTTATCTCTTGTGGGGCTTGTGACAACCCTAGCCTTGGCTATTACCCTATCCATGCCACCTCTTGCGGCCGCTGTAGTGGTATTCTCTATAATCGCTGTAGCCTGCTGTGTTCTTCTCAAGAAGAAACCCACAAGAGTCGCTCCTCTTCCTGAATCCCTAGAAGGGAAAACCCCCGAGCGTCCTGGTCTAACTATTCCGCAATTTACCCCACCACCTTCGCCTCGACCGCTAGGTCGTACCGAAGGACAACCTTCTCCTGTCCCCACACCAATACAGACTCCTGCACCCACACCACCGCCTCAGGATCTACCTGTATCTGTGGATCAAGTAGCCTCTATCGATATACCTGCATCCTTATTACCTATTCCTAGCGCTCAGCAATTACTTGATGGTTGGACACAACTACCCTCCCCAGCCTCTATTAACACACCTAGATTTGAGGCTATTGATGCCACCACCACCTTCAAAGGATGGAAATGCCCCAATACTAAAACTATCCTAGTATCTACTTGCGGTGACATTACCAAACCAAGGTTTAAAACAGAGGGTCTTTTCCCTATGTTGGTGAATGCTGCTAATAACATTATGTTCAGAGGGGGATCTGGAACAAATCACTTCTTTACAAAAGCAGTAAACGAACGAGGATGGAACAATTCTAAAGAAAATAAGGGCGAGTTACAAGTTGGTGAGTGTAGTGCAGGAAAATGGATAAATTCTGATGGCACAACCAATGACAGTGATCCTGCAGGCCCGGCACTCCTTGCACAACTTTTAGGACCTACAGCTCGTCAGTTAAACAACGATCCTGAAAGATGCTATCATGTTGTTACTCAAGCGTATAACAACTGCTTCGCTAAGGCTTTACAAAAAGGCTCTAAGTATGTCCAGGTACCTCTGATCTCGTCCAGTGCTTTTGCTCCAGGAGAAGGATTAACTGTTAACGGACGCAGTGTTCGCAATCAATGGATAGACAATGTAAAAGCTGCTTTGGTAACTGCCGCTCAAAACTTCGCAATGCAAAATCCCGGCGTAGATATGATTATTGTCGTTACTGATATAGGTAACCCGCCTTTAGGGTAG